From a region of the Panicum virgatum strain AP13 chromosome 2K, P.virgatum_v5, whole genome shotgun sequence genome:
- the LOC120695055 gene encoding uncharacterized protein LOC120695055, whose product MYGTKAENLDFVNGVDSFVQTAKAHKNLQDDGFVYCPCIDCKNQKQFGNVEQIRFHLLFRGFMPNYQVWNKHGEIGETMHSVHEDRHETVEETTNPEIVDETGHESVNEIMQETLVADDVVDALDQMIRDGEPDFLDEKNLKKLEQMRIDAITPLYPSCSVSKLEANLMLLEMKSSNGLSDKGFDDLLSLLQKLLPSPNGLPENTYQAKQMICPMGLEVQKIHACPKDCILYHGKYEDLDACSVCSASRYKCPESALSMKGDSNKRPPAKVV is encoded by the coding sequence ATGTACGGTACAAAGGctgaaaatttggattttgtCAATGGTGTAGACTCGTTTGTGCAGACTGCCAAGGCACACAAGAATCTACAAGATGATGGCTTCGTGTATTGCCCATGCATTGATTGCAAAAATCAGAAGCAGTTTGGCAATGTTGAGCAGATCCGCTTTCATCTGTTATTTAGAGGTTTTATGCCCAACTACCAAGTTTGGAACAAGCACGGTGAGATTGGTGAGACAATGCACTCCGTCCATGAGGACAGGCATGAAACAGTGGAGGAAACAACTAACCCGGAAATAGTAGACGAAACCGGGCATGAAAGCGTAAATGAAATCATGCAGGAAACATTAGTTGCTGATGATGTTGTGGATGCACTAGACCAGATGATACGTGATGGGGAACCGGACTTTCTTGACGAAAAGAATCTGAAGAAGTTGGAGCAGATGAGGATAGATGCAATAACACCACTTTACCCAAGTTGCAGCGTGTCTAAACTTGAAGCAAACCTGATGCTattggagatgaagtctagtaaTGGTTTGTCAGACAAGggatttgatgatttgttaAGCTTATTGCAGAAGTTGCTGCCAAGCCCTAACGGGTTGCCTGAAAACACATACCAAGCGAAGCAAATGATTTGCCCAATGGGACTGGAGGTACAAAAGATCCATGCATGCCCTAAGGATTGCATCTTGTATCACGGCAAATATGAAGACTTGGATGCATGTTCAGTGTGCTCAGCTTCACGGTACAAATGTCCTGAATCGGCATTGTCAATGAAAGGTGACAGCAACAAACGACCACCTGCCAAGGTCGTCTAG